Part of the Tindallia californiensis genome is shown below.
CTTGATCTTGCCGGCCAAGGGTGCGGGTTTACTTTTTCTGATTATAATGCTCACGATATGTTATATGCACTGCAAGAGGCATTAGAAACCTATAAAAAACCAAAAGAATGGAAGGGCTTGGTTAAAAAAGCCATGCAACAGGATCATAGCTGGAAAGTATCGGCACAGCAATATAAAGAAATATATGAACAGCTTCAAACATCAATTAGAAAGTAAAAGGAGCGAAAAAGGCAAATGGATGAAAAAAAATCGAAAGAATTAGCATTTGAAGAAATGGTAGATACAATGAGGGAAGAGGTAGAACTCAAATTACAAAGAATGTTTGGCCGAACCTTGAAAACAGCTACAGATGCACAATTGTATAAAGCGATGGCAACACTCCTGAGAGATCGTGTAATGGAGAAATGGGCTTATTCTAAAGAAATGGAATATGAAACAAACGGCAGACAAATGTATTACTTGTCTATGGAATTCCTGATGGGAAGGCTTTTTGGTAATAATCTGATGAACTTAGGGTTGGATCAACAGGTGGCACAGGTGTGTAAAGAACTTAAGATTGATTTGGATAAAGTAAGAGATAGTGAACCAGACGCTGGCCTTGGAAATGGTGGCCTTGGAAGACTCGCGGCATGTTTTTTAGACTCCTTGGCAACTCTTGGTCTGGAGGGACACGGAAATGGTATTCGGTATGAATATGGTTTGTTTAAACAAAAAATTGTGGATGGATATCAAGTGGAGGTTCCAGATCCTTGGCTTGAAGATGGGAACATATGGGAAATAGCAAAACCGGAAGAACCGGAAATTATTAGTTTTGGAGGAACCATAGAAAGGCGAATAGAGAAAGGAAAAGAAGTGGTAAAGTATTGTGATGCTCAGTGTGTAAAGGCAATTCCCTATGACGTTCCGGTAGTAGGATATGATTCAGAAGTTGTTAATACCTTGCGATTATGGAGTGCAAGAGCTATCAAACCAATGGACATGGGTTTGTTCGGGCAAGGAAGATATGTTGATTCGGTAGCTGAAAAAGAGCTAGCAGAAACCATTACAAAAGTACTTTATCCGGAAGATAATCATCCAGAAGGAAAATCTCTTCGATTAAAACAACAGTATTTCTTTGTTTCCGCTTCGATTCAAAGCATTTATCGAAAATTCAAGAAAGCTGGTAACAATATATTTGATTTTCATAAAAAAGTGGCGATACACATTAATGATACCCATCCTGCTTTAGGAATACCTGAATTGATGCGAATATTGATGGATAAGGAAGGACTTGACTGGGAAGATTCCTGGCGAATCACTTGCCAAACCTTCGCCTATACGAATCATACCATTTTGGAAGAGGCATTGGAAAAGTGGCCACAAGAGCTTTTTAAGTCGTTACTTCCAAGAATATACGAGATCGTACATGAAATTAACGAAATATTCTGCAGGGATCTTTGGAAAAAATATCCTGGTGAATGGGAGAAAATTGGAAGCATGGCGATTATTTCCTATGGAACGGTTCACATGTCAAAACTGGCGATTGCAGGATCCTATTCGGTTAACGGAGTAGCAAAACTTCATACAGATATCTTAAAAGAAGACGTATTCCGTGATTTCTATCAGGCATGTCCATCAAAGTTTAGAGCTATTACGAACGGAGTCACACATCGGAGGTTTTTAGCAAAAGCAAATGCTGAATTAGCAGATTTGATAACAGGCTATATTGGGGAAGATTGGATGAAAGCCCCTCAGGATCTTGAAAGGCTTAAGACTTATGCAAAAGACTCGTCTTTTCAAAAAAACGTAGCTGAAATTCGCCTAAAAAACAAAGAAAGCCTGGCAGAGCATATAGAAAACCAATACGGAATTCAGGTGAATCCTGAATCTATTTTTGACGTACAGGTTAAAAGATTACACGAATATAAACGGCAATTAATGAATGCCATGCATATTATGTTCTTATACAATAAAATATTAGACAATCCAAACTTTCCGATGCATCCAAGAACTTTTATTTTTGGTGCGAAAGCAGCACCGGGATATCATAATGCCAAAATGATTATTAAGTTAATCCATAGTTTAGCGAAAAAAATAAACAATGATCCGAGAGTTAAGGATAAAATTAAAATTGTTTTTATGGAAAACTATCGCGTTTCTTTGGCAGAAAAAATTATACCGGCATCGGATGTCAGTGAACAGATTTCCACAGCGGGAAAAGAGGCTTCTGGCACAGGTAATATGAAATTTATGTTTAACGGTGCCTTGACCATAGGGACTTTGGATGGAGCTAATGTAGAAATGAAAGAAGCTGTGGGAAATGACAATATGTACATTTTTGGTTTAACGTCAGAAGAAGTATCTCAATACTATCGAGAAGGACACTATAGACCTTATGAAATATACGAAACGAATCCGGAGTTGCGACTGGTGCTTGATCAGTTCGTTAACGGATTTCTTGATTCTGAACATCCGGATACTTTTAGAGGGCTTTACGAAGGGTTGCTTTATGGACATTATGGGATGGCGGATCCATATTTCGTATTAAAAGACTTTGAACCTTATTGTCAGGCCCATACTCGCTTAGGGTTGGAATATAAAAAACCGGATATTTGGTGGGAAAAAGCTATTTTG
Proteins encoded:
- a CDS encoding glycogen/starch/alpha-glucan phosphorylase — encoded protein: MDEKKSKELAFEEMVDTMREEVELKLQRMFGRTLKTATDAQLYKAMATLLRDRVMEKWAYSKEMEYETNGRQMYYLSMEFLMGRLFGNNLMNLGLDQQVAQVCKELKIDLDKVRDSEPDAGLGNGGLGRLAACFLDSLATLGLEGHGNGIRYEYGLFKQKIVDGYQVEVPDPWLEDGNIWEIAKPEEPEIISFGGTIERRIEKGKEVVKYCDAQCVKAIPYDVPVVGYDSEVVNTLRLWSARAIKPMDMGLFGQGRYVDSVAEKELAETITKVLYPEDNHPEGKSLRLKQQYFFVSASIQSIYRKFKKAGNNIFDFHKKVAIHINDTHPALGIPELMRILMDKEGLDWEDSWRITCQTFAYTNHTILEEALEKWPQELFKSLLPRIYEIVHEINEIFCRDLWKKYPGEWEKIGSMAIISYGTVHMSKLAIAGSYSVNGVAKLHTDILKEDVFRDFYQACPSKFRAITNGVTHRRFLAKANAELADLITGYIGEDWMKAPQDLERLKTYAKDSSFQKNVAEIRLKNKESLAEHIENQYGIQVNPESIFDVQVKRLHEYKRQLMNAMHIMFLYNKILDNPNFPMHPRTFIFGAKAAPGYHNAKMIIKLIHSLAKKINNDPRVKDKIKIVFMENYRVSLAEKIIPASDVSEQISTAGKEASGTGNMKFMFNGALTIGTLDGANVEMKEAVGNDNMYIFGLTSEEVSQYYREGHYRPYEIYETNPELRLVLDQFVNGFLDSEHPDTFRGLYEGLLYGHYGMADPYFVLKDFEPYCQAHTRLGLEYKKPDIWWEKAILNIAAAGIFSSDRTIRDYNQQVWKLPFVKTK